A genome region from Hevea brasiliensis isolate MT/VB/25A 57/8 chromosome 7, ASM3005281v1, whole genome shotgun sequence includes the following:
- the LOC110671310 gene encoding putative protein FAR1-RELATED SEQUENCE 10 has translation MLQKYRGSFMRSKSPLEEQAYSILTPYAFKKFQDEFAMATGYTVLQINVSQFVVQYFDTTRSEKHVVFWNGRQAACSCKHFEFWGILRRHILSVFLHKDYFQIPDVYFLMRWRSDLLSQVTSNILLSLQQVESNVSLTINGNSGAGNIDYVHCPPNSKTKGGPSHKRMKREKDSVKRVKSCGFCKVGGHNITKCPHKKTKTSTPMHIGTSGKELQLNME, from the coding sequence ATGTTACAAAAGTACAGAGGGTCTTTTATGAGATCTAAATCACCATTGGAGGAGCAAGCTTACAGCATCTTGACACCATATGCTTTCAAAAAGTTTCAAGATGAATTTGCAATGGCGACTGGATATACAGTGCTTCAGATAAATGTATCTCAGTTTGTGGTGCAATACTTTGATACAACAAGAAGCGAAAAACACGTGGTATTCTGGAATGGTAGGCAAGCAGCTTGCAGTTGCAAGCATTTTGAGTTTTGGGGCATACTTCGTCGTCATATTTTGAGTGTGTTCCTTCATAAAGACTATTTTCAAATTCCTGATGTCTACTTCCTAATGCGCTGGCGTAGTGATTTATTATCACAAGTTACTAGCAATATTCTCTTGTCCCTTCAACAAGTGGAATCAAATGTCAGTCTTACAATAAATGGCAATTCAGGTGCTGGAAATATTGATTATGTTCATTGTCCTCCTAACTCAAAGACTAAAGGAGGTCCCTCACATAAGCGGATGAAAAGGGAAAAAGATTCAGTAAAAAGAGTGAAGAGTTGTGGATTTTGCAAAGTTGGAGGCCACAATATCACCAAGTGCCCACATAAGAAAACAAAGACATCAACACCGATGCACATTGGGACAAGCGGAAAAGAGTTGCAGCTGAATATGGAATAA